The DNA segment TCAGagaagactgcaactggggtcccgAGGTTGTATTGCAGATCCCATCTCCCGAAGAGAACGTCACCACTCATGTggagggtttttaagtgtttacacttatcccttcacattgaGACCCGTCGACCCAGTGATTATTGACTTCTGTAAAAGgtatcaggtcaccctcggtcaaattcatccctctTTATGGTGTATAGAGATCTTACTGTGcttcttctctatcaaagccgGGGGGTTGGACTTTTCTCTGAACCACCTCATACGATTGTACCGGCCTCAGATttttcgaggactaatcagacttcatcgtcgggcatcgaaggctttaatgtcgagcatcgatgaagacaaggatTGGGGTTGGATGGGTCGTTATATTCGAGTGAGGACCAGTGATCTtattccggaagagaagatgtcgttccccgaagaatggaattttgaccgtAAGTGATTCTTGTTTGCTTTTCATGtccttttccaattttttctaatgtctttccctgatgttcagctACCctttggatgccacaagcggtgcttgacctcgaggattgggttcggaagttagccttgacttcctcttatgccgaacgcgcttggcgtgatttggctaaaggtagatgggaggccaagaaccatggtgaggTTTGTTTCTTGTTTCCTTCGAAGTATTTTTTGTGTTCTATTTGTTACTGATTTCCTCTTATGCAGGCATAACCAGGGATGCCactttgaggccttcgagcggcGAAGAAGGAAATAAATCCCTGGTTCCACAACCGGGGAAGGGTAAGAAGCGAAGAGCTTCCTCTCGGTctgaggaccccaagcccaaaactcggaGGGTGAGGAGAAAATCAATTTCCCTTTCgattgactcggtccaacgactgagagaagaagaagaagaagaagataactcCTCGGCTTTGGTAATCCGATCTGCGGAGGCCATCAAGGTTGCTAGAGCTACCGAATCGATGGCGGTTGTGCCTGTCGGGGTTGGTTCTAAAGTCGCTAGTCTTTACCGGAGTGCTCCGAGTGATTTTGCTCGGGGCTATGAAAATAGGTCATTCGCCTTCTCTCCCAACTTCTTCTGAAgaggcgttaaaggaagctcgagaattgatGACTCCCGATATCAGGGCAGGCTCTGGTGTAGGGGACCCTTTTtgggattgctttactggagtcgatgatgcttCCGATATCGGTGACGCTTCTCTTTTATTAGAGGAGGCTCAAcgtttcattactcgggtaatgattcttccacacttggtttctttgtttttttatttttttattttttttattcttgacTTGTGTTTCTTACTATGCAGGCCATTAGTAGGTTTCGAGTCGATCTTAGCCAGTGTGAGGCCGAGCTCCGGAAGGTCTCAAGTGAGAGAGACGccctgcggcttctttgcagccaaaaggacgaggctataaaaGATCTCCAAGCGGATTTGATTAAGGTTCGTGAAGAAAAGGTCGAACTTGAcaagcaggtgagcctcgttctgttaaagtatgggtctgactcaactgtggaagttaacccttcgttgtctcagttgcagcaaaagatcGAAAAGATCGGGTTACTTCGAGAAGAAGTTGATCAAATCCGAGCTGAAtgcaatcggtggaaggagactatcgatCGCTTGGCTgcggaaaaagaaaccatctCAACAAAATTATTATCGGCCGACGTTCAATTTCTAAGCATCAAGCTAAAGGGTTCGGTTCAAGCTAAGAAGATCGATGAGCTTGAAACACGGCTTGCTGAGGCTAAGGCAGAGGTTGAGTCATCGAAAGTTttggcggataagtccattgcTGTATATCGGGTTGATGCAGAGGTTGCTCAGATGGAGTCCCGAAAGGCGGCGAATACTGTCGATGctcgagctcattgggttgccgaacttgctaagtgtagctctcggagggagaccctcgaggagatacacgctcgaggtttcgaccttactgaagagataaaaaaggcaaaagagctcgaagcggaagctgaagccttggcttctaatgatgatgatgacgatggtAGCAAAAGCGGATCCGAGGATGGGGAATAGCTCGACAGTAGAGTGAATGCTCCAGTGGGTGACCAGGAAGCTTAGTTTCTAATTCTTCATGTTTGTAAATTAATCATGTAGGCAATCATACAGGCaactttgtatatatatatataacaaggtcgacttgtttttgttttgtgaagaCCTTTAATCAAATGTTGATCTCGTAGTCTCTCTGATCGATCAGatttgaagtgatgtagcccttaggttTGCTAGTTGAGTTGATGATTCAAACTTTGAAGAAACATAatccgtaggcgtaatggtcgagtgagtgcttgctcgaactcgtaataaaagtagcccgtaggcttaatagtcgagtaaaTGTTTCAAactttcgaactcgaaataatgtagcccgtaggcgtaatggtcgagtgagtgcttgctcgagttcgtaataaaagtagcccgtaggcttaatagtcgagtgagtgcttgctcgaactcgtagtaaaagtagcccgtaggctttaatggtcgagtgagtgcttgctcgaactcgtagtaaaagtagcccgtaggcttaatagttgagtgaatgtttcgaactttcgaactcgaaataatatagcccttaggcgtaatggtcgagtgagtgcttgctcgaactcgtaataaaagtagcctgtagtcttaatagtcgagtgaatcttaattctggttgcacaataaatctcaagtcaCAGTACATGTGGTCATGTTTTGCGCCTATGTTCGGGCCaatctacatgagcatggttcgttttgactattttggctcttacaatttttcctgttGGAACACTATTGTTGTAAAATGACTTTCTTGCATCTGAACTTGATGTATTTGAGGGCCTGATGCCCCCTcggtattcgaggtcgattggaaagaggcctcggatactgttaaaAGTGCATCACGATCGAtgattgcctcattaaaaaaaccttgccgaaaaacccatttgggataaaaccggtctaaggggaaaagagtgcaacacgtgcctTTAGGCGAAAGATCCACCTCAGttcttgttcggacttctgcaggggtcagttaAATGAATATTGaaaggttgtaccttagcagtagtaccgttttagatgtgatacattccaactgcttgataaCTGTTTGCCGTCTATGATGCCGAGCATGTATGATCCCTTTCCGACGTTCTCgagcacctgatatggtccttcccagttcggtcctaattttccttcgtttgggttcCGGGTATTGACggtgacttttcttaacactaagtccccgggcttgaaatggcgaagcttagttcttcgattataatacctttcgattcattgcttttgggcggccaatcggatgaAGGCAGTTTCTCATccttcgtccgataattcaaggctggtgttcatagcctcgttatttgattcttccgtcatgaatcgaaatctgggactaggttcaccgacttcgattggtatcaatgcttcggaaccatatactaaggagaatggggtcgcccccgtactagattttgatgttgtccggtatgcccaaaggacttcgggcagaatttctctccattttcccttagcgtcgttcaacctcttcttcaggttttgaagaatagtcttgtttgttgattcggcctgtccgttcccactggggggtatggtgttgatagtatccttcttattttgtgatcttcgaagaattttgtgactttgctgccaacgaattgcttcccattatcgcatactatttcggcgggtatcccaaatcggcatatgatatgatcccaaatgaagtctataacttctttctcccttattttctcgaacgcatgtgcttcaacccatttagaaaaatagtcagtcataaataaaatgaatttggctttacctggggtcgatggcagagggtcgacgatgtccattccccattttatgaacggccatggggataggaccgagtgaagttactctccgggttgatggatcatcagtgcaaacctttgacatttatcatatttacgaacaaattctttcatatctttgcccatatcaatccaataataccccgctctgatcacttttcgaaCTAATGCGTCGGCAccagagtgattcccacaagttccctcgtgtacttcccgtaggatgtacttggtatctcccggacccaagcatactgccatcggtccatcgaatgtcctttgATATAGTGTTCCGTCTATGGCCAAcgtaaatcgagcagctttagtccgtagggtcCTGGAATCTTTATGGTCTGGTGGGAGCTTTCGgttttttaagtattcaatatacttgtttctccaatcccaggttaatctagtagaatttatctcggcgtgcCCATCTTCTATTACCGATCttgaaagttgaacgacagtccccgagttcaaatcatctacctcgaccgacgatcccaaatttgcaagcgcatcggcctcattattccgtTCTCGCGGAACATGCCGTagagtccattgtttgaaatggtgcaaagtgataagcagtttgtccaaatacctttgcattctacttTCCCGGaattcgaaggttttgtttacttgactcaacATCAGCAAAGAGTCACAATTAGCCTCaatgacctctgctcccaagtttctagctagctcgagaccagcaatcatggcttcatactcggcctcgttgttagttaacctgatagttttaatagcttgcctaataatgttgCCCGTGgggggtttcaaaactatgcctagcccggacccctttttgttcgaagccccgtccataaaaaggatccatacccccgacGATATACCTCATTTTAACAGGAGTTCTTTTTCGGCTTCGGGTACGAGgttggcgtgaagtcggccacaaagtctactaaaatttgagacttgattgccgtacggggttgatattcgatatcgtacccactgagttcgatagcccatttggccaatcggcgtgatagttcgggcctatgtaaaatattacgaagtgggcagGTGGTCAATACGCTTATGGGGTGACATTTAAAatacggtcttaactttctagaggcacttattagcgtaagtgccaatttttctaagtgaggatacctagtttccgcttctcctaaggtccgacttacgtaataaccgggaaattgcgtaccttgctcttctcgaaccaggacactgcttacggcgacttctgatactgccaagtacaagtaaagtttttcGTTGGTTTtaggagtgtgaagcagtggtgggctcaaTAGATATCGTGTCAATTCCtgtaatgcttgttggcattccggtgtccaaGCGAAGTCATTCTTcattttgagtagagagaaaaatttgtgacttcgatctgatgatcttgaaattaatcggcctaaggctgcaattcttcctgttAACCTTTGTATGACTTTCACattgtccacgatggtgatgtcctcgatggccttgattttgtcgggattaatctcgattccccgatttgacatcatgaagccaaggaacttgcctgaaccgaccccgaaagcacatatttcggggttgagcttcatgttgtatttcctcagaatctcaaacgtttcctgcaaatgggccaaatggtcctccgcacgcagggacttaactaacatgtcatcaatatagacttccatcGATTCACATAtgtgttcttcgaacattttatttactaagcattgataagtggctcctgcatttttttagcctgaagggcattacattataacaatatgttccatatctggtcacaaatgaagtctttttctggtcctccgggttcatttgaatttgattatacccggaataggcaccGAGAAAGGTGAagatctcgtggccggtcgtggcatcgatcatgcgatcgatgttgggatgtggaaaggaatctttagggcatgctttgttcaagtccttatagtccacacacattctaagtttgttcccttttttaggcatTACAACcccattggctaaccattcggggtatttcacctctcgaatggaccctattttgagaagtttggttacctcatcctttatgaatgcgtgctttacctctgattggggtcttcttttttgcttcatcggtctgaacctagggtccaagctcagccgatgcgtcgttatgtccggtggtatccctgttatatctaaatgggaccaggcaaaacagtcgatgttatcgataaaaaattgaatgagtttcttcctgagtcaGGGGCTCAAAcccattcccaggtatacctttcgttcgggccagtgttcgattagtatgatttgctctagttcctcaattgttgatttagtggcatcagaatcatcaggggtcacgaaggatcgagggatccattgatcatcatcttcttcgatgTTCTGCTTACCTGgctgggtcgaagccgatgtctgtgattgctatttggcgttCTGTTCTTCGATTGTATCTCCTTCTGAACCCGTTCCTTTTATCAGTGAAGACgaagatattgattttgcttccTCGACggtgaacatttcttttgcggccggttgttctccaTACACTATTTTGGCacctctcgatgttgggaatttgaggacctggtgtagggtcgaaggtacaactctcatgttgtggatccacggccttccgaaaagggcgttatatctcatattgccttcgatcacgtgaaactttgtttcctggatggttccggccatgtttattggtaggattatctcgcctttggtggtttcacatgccatattgaattcgTTTAGAACCAGAGTGGCGGGTACGGCCTGTTttgcaggccgagctgttctatgaccctcgatctgatgacattggccgagctacctggatcaattaacatacgcttaatcttagttttattcatgagtacggatattaccagtgcatcgttatggggttggatgactccctctgcatcttcatcattgaaagacaaagtccctatgggtgtgtaatcttgagttcgagatcgtttttccctcacaatcgatgttttagtgcgtttaagcactggtccctgaggggtatcgacgtTGCCgacgatcatgtgaatgacgtgttgcggttcttctagctcgttttgcttgccgaagtCCTTATTCTTGAAATGATTCCttgccctatcactcagaaattctcgaaggtgccctttgttaaataagtgggctacttcctctcttaattgcctacaatcttctgttctgtggccatgggtgctatgatattcgcacatttgattgggattcctttgggcaggatcggtctgcatgggtcgaggccaccTGGCGTCTTTGAtacgtccgatagccgacacgacggcaaatgcataaatgttgaagttatattccgataatcgaggaacttctataggatcggcatatttatcaaagccgctcttgctcataagtccccgagaattttgccctcTATCAGTCTTTTGACTGTTCTGAACTGTATCAAGTGCTGAACTATTGTTCGCCCGATCTGTgacgtacggttgatatcggtctctgttcgaccttggttCTCTGTTGATTTCCCTCTGGATTTTAGTGGTTGTGTGGTTCTGATGCACGGGTCCATACGGAGCTCCCAATTgatcgtcctcgaccctaatttttgattgataacGGTTGTGTACATCTACCCAAGTTATTGCtaggtactcgatcaaattatttttcagccgatgtgatgctgtcgaacttcgatcgttcaacccttgggtgaaagcttgtacggcccaatcatCCGTGATCGGTGGCAAATCCatacgttccatttgaaatcgggatacgaattctctCAGCATTTAGttacccctttgttttactttgaagaggtctgatttccttgttgcaactttTATGGCACCAACATGTGCTTTTATGAACGAATCttctaacatggcaaaagaatcgatagaatttggtggtaagttgtgataccagatcattgctccctttgcgagggtctctccaaactttttcaacaacacggattcgatctcatcgtcttccaaatcgttgcctttgatggcacatgtgcaggaggtgacatgttcgttaggatcggtcgtaccgttatatttgggaatttctggcatacggaattttttggggattggttttggggccgcgctcgagggaaatggcttttgtatgaattttttcgaatcaagcccttttatcattggcggagcccccgggatttgatcgaccctagcatTATACGTTTCCActttcttgtcgttggcttcgactcgttttgtgagttcctcgagcaatttagcaatttcaggagcggtctccgattcttgctcgtttgatttcactatggcgggctccgttctgggggtgacttctcgaagaaGTGGATTGGAGTTCGGCCAGCTTTGTATATGAGTTTGGCTctacaactgagctatcgctgcttgttgggcttgtagcatttcgaaaatcatacgcaagctaacCCCGATTTTCCCCATGCtgtgggtgtctcgggctacgaGTCGAGCACCGCCttgaatgcttctttccggttcggaacgctgaTTCACCTccagagctatttgtgaattgacatccaatggtacttcggctcgaatttcgggtttTTCGATTCGAGCGTCGTTGCCATCGTCAGGTAACCTTCCGGCCCCGGgcgccaagttgttggtttcatcttgaaggccggcttcaaggtcgataggtagggccattgCTGACTTGAAGTTGTAAGCTGA comes from the Nicotiana tabacum cultivar K326 chromosome 14, ASM71507v2, whole genome shotgun sequence genome and includes:
- the LOC142168774 gene encoding uncharacterized protein LOC142168774 — its product is MQAISRFRVDLSQCEAELRKVSSERDALRLLCSQKDEAIKDLQADLIKVREEKVELDKQLQQKIEKIGLLREEVDQIRAECNRWKETIDRLAAEKETISTKLLSADVQFLSIKLKGSVQAKKIDELETRLAEAKAEVESSKVLADKSIAVYRVDAEVAQMESRKAANTVDARAHWVAELAKCSSRRETLEEIHARGFDLTEEIKKAKELEAEAEALASNDDDDDGSKSGSEDGE